The Panicum virgatum strain AP13 chromosome 5K, P.virgatum_v5, whole genome shotgun sequence genome has a window encoding:
- the LOC120708404 gene encoding dihydropyrimidinase-like, giving the protein MISSALLLHSTTPPAARAMTTPSRRLLLLLPLLAVAVAASHPPHEFCAAGGDAGCGGGGDGARILIKGGTVVNAHRAEAADVYIEDGVVVAVRPNIPVGDDNVKVIDATGKYVMPGGIDPHTHLAMEFMGTVTIDDFFSGHAAALAGGTTMHIDFVIPVNGNLTAGLESYKQKAANAAMDYGFHMAITKWNDEVAREMEVMVKEHGINSFKFFMAYKGSLMVTDDLLLQGLQKCKSLGALAMVHAENGDAVAEGQQRMIDLGITGPEGHALSRPPILEGEATARAIRLAKFINTPLYVVHVMSIDAMEEIAKAKREGQRVIGEPVVSGLVLDDSWLWNPDFTIASKYVMSPPIREAGHGKALQAALSSGILQLVGTDHCTFNSTQKAFGSDDFRKIPNGVNGLEERMHIIWDSMVETGKISITDYVRVTSTECAKIFNIYPRKGAILEGSDADIIILNPERSFILGARTHHSRSNTNVYEGRKGKGMVEVTISRGRVVWEDGVLNIAPGSGRYVRMPPFGYVFDGIEKSDAAYRASLRAPVQRGKAAA; this is encoded by the exons ATGATCTCATCCGCTCTGCTTCTCCACTCGACCACTCCGCCGGCAGCGCGGGCCATGACGACGCCCTCCCGCCgactcctcctgctgctgccgctcctcgccgtcgccgtggcggcGTCTCATCCGCCGCACGAG TTCTGCGCGGCGGGGGGTGacgccggctgcggcggcggaggggacggCGCGAGGATCCTGATCAAGGGCGGCACGGTGGTGAACGCGCACCGGGCGGAGGCCGCCGACGTCTACATCGAGgacggcgtcgtcgtcgccgtccggCCCAACATCCCG GTCGGTGATGATAATGTAAAGGTGATCGACGCAACTGGAAAATATGTTATGCCAG GTGGAATTGACCCTCACACGCACTTGGCAATGGAGTTCATGGGCACCGTGACCATAGATGACTTCTTCAGTGGGCATGCTGCTGCACTGGCTGGTGGGACGACGATGCACATTGACTTTGTCATTCCTGTGAACGGCAATTTGACTGCAGGCTTGGAGTCCTACAAGCAGAAAGCAGCAAATGCTGCCATGGATTATGGCTTTCACATGGCCATTACCAAGTGGAATGACGAGGTTGCAAGGGAAATGGAAGTGATGGTTAAGGAACATG GGATCAATTCTTTCAAGTTCTTCATGGCATATAAGGGGTCCTTGATGGTCACTGATGACCTCCTCCTGCAAGGCCTACAGAAATGCAAGTCGCTTGGTGCCCTGGCTATGGTTCATGCAGAGAATGGGGATGCTGTCGCCGAAGGACAACAGCGGATGATCGACCTTGGGATAACTGGTCCAGAAGGGCATGCTCTCTCACGACCACCAATT TTGGAAGGAGAAGCAACTGCACGGGCAATCCGCTTAGCAAAATTCATCAATACGCCACTGTACGTTGTTCATGTGATGAGCATTGATGCAATGGAGGAGATTGCCAAGGCTAAAAGAGAAG GGCAGAGAGTTATTGGTGAACCAGTGGTTTCTGGACTAGTTCTTGATGATTCTTGGCTTTGGAATCCTGACTTCACAATTGCTTCAAA GTATGTGATGAGTCCTCCAATCCGGGAAGCAGGGCACGGTAAAGCACTCCAAGCTGCTCTTTCATCGGGAATTTTACAG CTTGTAGGTACTGATCACTGCACATTCAATTCCACACAGAAAGCATTTGGCTCTGATGATTTTCGGAAGATTCCCAATGGTGTAAATG GTCTGGAGGAACGGATGCATATAATTTGGGATAGCATGGTG GAGACTGGCAAGATTTCTATCACCGACTATGTCAGAGTGACAAGCACGGAATG TGCCAAGATCTTCAACATATACCCTCGGAAAGGAGCAATCCTTGAAGGATCTGATGCAGATATCATCATCCTAAACCCTGAAAGGAGCTTTATTCTGGGTGCCCGCACACACCATTCAAGGTCCAACACAAATGTATATGAGGGCAGGAAAGGAAAG GGAATGGTGGAAGTCACGATATCAAGGGGCCGAGTGGTATGGGAGGATGGTGTGCTGAATATCGCTCCTGGTTCAGGAAGATACGTCAGGATGCCACCTTTTGGCTACGTCTTTGATGGCATTGAGAAGTCAGATGCAGCCTACAGAGCTTCCCTCCGAGCTCCTGTACAGCGTGGTAAAGCTGCTGCTTAA
- the LOC120708405 gene encoding transcription factor TGAL1-like isoform X1, which produces MESRQGGSAAAAAEDAGRAIPSFGPPQHSIHADMTSMQPSRVTDFGALAQSAGFRIEDLANLNTSTLFNLKPNIHTINNNPLQFGSYGKPISPSHINTTTAATAAARIDPQSLEQQTGAQQNLVALPTGNTENWGESAMADSPMTDTSTDPDTDERNQMFEQGLVAGPTASDSSDKSRDKLDQKVLLTLRRLAQNREAARKSRLRKKVYIQNLESSRLKLTQLEQELQRARQQGIFISTSVDQPQSANANGALAFDMEYARWLEEHNKHVNELRAALNAHAGDNDLRGIVDSIMAHYDEIFRFKGVAAKADVFHVLSGMWKTPAESCFMWLGGFRSSELLKLLAGQLEPLTDQQLVGISNLQQSSQQAEDALSQGMEALQQSLAETLASGSLGPAGSSGNVANYMGQMAMAMGKLGTLENFLRQADNLRLQTLQQMQRILTTRQSARALLAISDYFSRLRALSSLWLARPRE; this is translated from the exons ATGGAGAGTAGGCAAGGAggttcagcggcggcggcggcggaagatgCGGGCAGGGCGATACCGAGCTTCGGGCCTCCTCAGCACTCCAT CCATGCAGATATGACCAGCATGCAACCTTCTCGAGTTACCGACTTTGGGGCGCTTGCACAGTCTGCTGGATTCCGAATAGAAGATCTTGCTAATCTTAATACTA GCACTTTGTTCAATCTGAAGCCAAATATTCATACAATTAACAACAATCCTCTTCAGTTTGGAAGTTACGGAAAG CCTATTTCTCCATCTCATATAAATACTACAACCGCAGCAACAGCTGCAGCAAGAATTGACCCTCAGTCACTAGAACAGCAAACAGGAGCTCAACAAAATCTGGTGGCTTTACCAACTGGTAACACCGAGAACTGGGGAGAGTCAGCTATGGCTGATAGTCCCATGACTGACACATCAACAGATCCAGATACTGATGAGAGGAATCAGATG TTTGAACAAGGACTGGTTGCTGGCCCCACAGCTTCTGATTCTAGTGACAAATCGAGGGATAAACTAGATCAGAAGGTACTCTTG acACTTCGTCGTCTTGCCCAAAATCGTGAAGCTGCCAGGAAAAGCCGTTTAAGAAAGAAG GTGTACATCCAAAACCTTGAGAGTAGCAGACTGAAACTTACTCAGTTAGAGCAAGAGCTTCAGCGGGCTCGCCAACAG GGTATATTTATTTCGACATCAGTAGATCAACCTCAATCAGCGAACGCAAATG GAGCTTTGGCATTTGACATGGAGTATGCACGCTGGTTGGAGGAGCACAACAAACATGTAAATGAGTTGAGGGCTGCTCTCAATGCACATGCTGGAGACAATGATCTTCGAGGTATTGTTGATAGCATCATGGCACACTATGACGAAATTTTCAGGTTCAAGGGTGTGGCAGCCAAAGCAGATGTTTTTCATGTGCTGTCCGGGATGTGGAAGACCCCTGCTGAGAGCTGTTTCATGTGGTTAGGTGGTTTCCGATCATCTGAGCTTCTTAAG TTATTGGCAGGTCAGCTAGAGCCTCTTACAGATCAGCAGCTTGTTGGTATATCCAACCTGCAACAGTCATCCCAACAAGCAGAGGATGCTCTTTCCCAAGGGATGGAAGCATTACAACAGTCACTTGCAGAAACTCTAGCATCTGGATCTCTGGGCCCTGCTGGATCTTCTGGCAATGTTGCGAATTACATGGGACAGATGGCAATGGCTATGGGAAAACTTGGCACCCTTGAAAACTTCCTACGACAG GCTGATAATCTGCGGCTACAAACACTTCAGCAAATGCAACGCATCTTAACCACTCGTCAATCTGCACGAGCTCTACTTGCAATAAGTGACTACTTCTCGCGGCTGCGTGCTCTGAGTTCTCTTTGGCTTGCTCGTCCACGGGAATAA
- the LOC120708405 gene encoding transcription factor TGAL1-like isoform X2 — translation MESRQGGSAAAAAEDAGRAIPSFGPPQHSIHADMTSMQPSRVTDFGALAQSAGFRIEDLANLNTSTLFNLKPNIHTINNNPLQFGSYGKPISPSHINTTTAATAAARIDPQSLEQQTGAQQNLVALPTGNTENWGESAMADSPMTDTSTDPDTDERNQMFEQGLVAGPTASDSSDKSRDKLDQKTLRRLAQNREAARKSRLRKKVYIQNLESSRLKLTQLEQELQRARQQGIFISTSVDQPQSANANGALAFDMEYARWLEEHNKHVNELRAALNAHAGDNDLRGIVDSIMAHYDEIFRFKGVAAKADVFHVLSGMWKTPAESCFMWLGGFRSSELLKLLAGQLEPLTDQQLVGISNLQQSSQQAEDALSQGMEALQQSLAETLASGSLGPAGSSGNVANYMGQMAMAMGKLGTLENFLRQADNLRLQTLQQMQRILTTRQSARALLAISDYFSRLRALSSLWLARPRE, via the exons ATGGAGAGTAGGCAAGGAggttcagcggcggcggcggcggaagatgCGGGCAGGGCGATACCGAGCTTCGGGCCTCCTCAGCACTCCAT CCATGCAGATATGACCAGCATGCAACCTTCTCGAGTTACCGACTTTGGGGCGCTTGCACAGTCTGCTGGATTCCGAATAGAAGATCTTGCTAATCTTAATACTA GCACTTTGTTCAATCTGAAGCCAAATATTCATACAATTAACAACAATCCTCTTCAGTTTGGAAGTTACGGAAAG CCTATTTCTCCATCTCATATAAATACTACAACCGCAGCAACAGCTGCAGCAAGAATTGACCCTCAGTCACTAGAACAGCAAACAGGAGCTCAACAAAATCTGGTGGCTTTACCAACTGGTAACACCGAGAACTGGGGAGAGTCAGCTATGGCTGATAGTCCCATGACTGACACATCAACAGATCCAGATACTGATGAGAGGAATCAGATG TTTGAACAAGGACTGGTTGCTGGCCCCACAGCTTCTGATTCTAGTGACAAATCGAGGGATAAACTAGATCAGAAG acACTTCGTCGTCTTGCCCAAAATCGTGAAGCTGCCAGGAAAAGCCGTTTAAGAAAGAAG GTGTACATCCAAAACCTTGAGAGTAGCAGACTGAAACTTACTCAGTTAGAGCAAGAGCTTCAGCGGGCTCGCCAACAG GGTATATTTATTTCGACATCAGTAGATCAACCTCAATCAGCGAACGCAAATG GAGCTTTGGCATTTGACATGGAGTATGCACGCTGGTTGGAGGAGCACAACAAACATGTAAATGAGTTGAGGGCTGCTCTCAATGCACATGCTGGAGACAATGATCTTCGAGGTATTGTTGATAGCATCATGGCACACTATGACGAAATTTTCAGGTTCAAGGGTGTGGCAGCCAAAGCAGATGTTTTTCATGTGCTGTCCGGGATGTGGAAGACCCCTGCTGAGAGCTGTTTCATGTGGTTAGGTGGTTTCCGATCATCTGAGCTTCTTAAG TTATTGGCAGGTCAGCTAGAGCCTCTTACAGATCAGCAGCTTGTTGGTATATCCAACCTGCAACAGTCATCCCAACAAGCAGAGGATGCTCTTTCCCAAGGGATGGAAGCATTACAACAGTCACTTGCAGAAACTCTAGCATCTGGATCTCTGGGCCCTGCTGGATCTTCTGGCAATGTTGCGAATTACATGGGACAGATGGCAATGGCTATGGGAAAACTTGGCACCCTTGAAAACTTCCTACGACAG GCTGATAATCTGCGGCTACAAACACTTCAGCAAATGCAACGCATCTTAACCACTCGTCAATCTGCACGAGCTCTACTTGCAATAAGTGACTACTTCTCGCGGCTGCGTGCTCTGAGTTCTCTTTGGCTTGCTCGTCCACGGGAATAA
- the LOC120710223 gene encoding glutathione S-transferase T3-like yields MPPNYHPYGGFHPGIPYEANFSFPPAGMFGRGATIEGVRSSSPVESMAYSHGDVGSGPASPISPVQHNNMNADISNQEVWSDTSEGEEKKSGRMHWSEEEDLKLFSAWLHHSVDPVKGNSQKGESFWKNIVAEFNSNVRPERRRTVAQCKTHYTKINKLVVHFNGCWIRMHHAYRSGQSDDQIMAKAHAVYKRETQGRAFTLDYWWKAVNDQPKWAKRSENQEMAANKRLKQTESGAYTSSSNQESEDGEPVERSRPEGQKKAKAKMKGKEKKLTPEMSLESLKAERMKAYHEATKVRAEAVEKAAKATIEKTKVEMLEKYLNLLAEDTTGYNDKRKQGHDSALSYLQS; encoded by the coding sequence ATGCCTCCAAACTACCACCCATACGGAGGGTTTCATCCTGGTATTCCATATGAAGCCAACTTTAGCTTTCCTCCTGCTGGAATGTTTGGAAGAGGAGCTACAATTGAAGGTGTTCGGTCTTCATCACCAGTTGAGTCCATGGCTTATAGCCATGGTGATGTTGGGTCAGGTCCGGCATCACCGATATCTCCTGTACAACATAATAATATGAATGCAGATATCAGCAATCAAGAAGTCTGGAGTGATACTAGTGAAGGTGAAGAAAAGAAGTCTGGTCGTATGCATTGGAGTGAGGAAGAGGATCTCAAACTGTTTAGTGCTTGGTTGCATCATTCTGTGGATCCAGTGAAGGGGAATTCACAAAAGGGTGAAAGCTTTTGGAAGAATATTGTGGCAGAATTCAATAGCAATGTCAGACCTGAAAGAAGAAGAACAGTTGCACAATGCAAAACCCACTACACCAAGATAAATAAGCTCGTGGTCCATTTCAATGGATGCTGGATTAGAATGCATCATGCATATCGCAGTGGACAATCTGACGACCAGATTATGGCAAAAGCCCATGCAGTTTACAAAAGAGAAACACAGGGGAGAGCATTCACGCTAGACTATTGGTGGAAAGCAGTGAATGACCAACCAAAATGGGCAAAGAGAAGCGAGAACCAAGAAATGGCTGCAAACAAGAGATTGAAGCAAACTGAATCAGGGGCTTACACATCTTCTTCAAACCAGGAAAGTGAGGATGGAGAGCCTGTAGAGCGATCTCGACCAGAAGGACAGAAGAAAGCAAAAGCTAAAATGAAAGGGAAAGAGAAGAAGCTCACACCAGAAATGAGTTTGGAAAGCCTTAAAGCAGAGAGAATGAAAGCTTATCATGAAGCAACAAAGGTGAGAGCAGAAGCCGTGGAAAAGGCAGCAAAAGCAACAATAGAGAAGACAAAGGTCGAAATGCTGGAAAAGTACCTGAACTTGTTGGCTGAAGATACTACAGGGTACAACGATAAGCGGAAACAAGGCCATGATAGTGCATTGAGTTATTTGCAGTCCTAG